One Vigna unguiculata cultivar IT97K-499-35 chromosome 11, ASM411807v1, whole genome shotgun sequence DNA window includes the following coding sequences:
- the LOC114169823 gene encoding putative pentatricopeptide repeat-containing protein At5g59900, producing MKLRVVGAALPAAATTTPCLHRLFSASKLDDESDGRFVSLLCDIVRGKQSWKVALNDASISSALRPHHVEQVLINTLDDSKLALRFFNFLGLHKNMNHSTASFAILVHALVHSRLFWPANSLLHTLLLRGSHPNYVFSHFLHSYKLCKLPSTLGFDLLVQSYVLSSRVFDAVVVVKLMLANALLPEVRTLSSLLNGLLRVRKFITVCELFDESVNAGVRPDPYTCSAVVRSLCELKDFVRAKEKILWMESNGFDLSIVTYNVLIHGLCKGDRVWEAVEVKRSLRAKGLKADVVTYCTLVLGFCRVQQFEAGVQLMDDMVQLGLAPSEAAVSGLVDGLRKQGKIDDAYELVVKLGRSGFVPNLFVYNALINSLSKGGDLDKAELLYNKMSLMTLHPNGITYSILIDSFCRRGRLDVARSYFDRMIEDGIRETVYAYNSLINGQCKFGDLSAAESLFAEMNHKGVEPTATTFTSLISGYCKNLQLLKAFELYNEMIDKRITPNIYTFTALISGLCSTNKMAEASKLFYELAERKIKPTEVTYNVLIEGYCRDNNIDKAFELFEDMLQKGLVPDTYTYRPLISGLCSTGRVSEARDFIDVLHKQKVKLNEMCYSALLHGYCQEGRLMEALSASCEMIERGINMDLVCHAVLIDGALKQPDRKTFFDLLKNMHDQGLRPDNVIYTSMIDAYSKEGSLKKAFECWDLMVTEECFPNVVTYTALMNGLCKAGEMDRAGILFKKMQAANVPPNSITYGCFLDNLTKEGYMKEAIGLHNAMLKGLLANTVTYNIIIRGFCRLGRFHEATEVLSEMSENGIFPDCVTYSTLIYEYCRNGNVGSAVKLWDTMLKKGLKPDLVAYNSLIYGCCVNGELDKAFELRDDMLRRGMKPRQNLRELQKGEYNSPS from the coding sequence ATGAAGCTCCGAGTTGTTGGCGCGGCGCTCCCCGCCGCAGCCACCACCACCCCCTGTCTCCACAGACTCTTTTCCGCGTCCAAATTAGACGACGAAAGCGATGGTCGTTTTGTGTCACTCCTTTGCGACATCGTTCGAGGAAAGCAGAGTTGGAAGGTGGCTTTGAACGATGCTTCAATTTCATCGGCATTGAGGCCCCATCATGTGGAACAAGTCTTGATCAACACCTTGGACGATTCCAAGTTAGCTTTGAGGTTCTTCAATTTTCTGGGTCTGCACAAAAACATGAACCACTCCACAGCCTCCTTCGCCATCTTGGTCCACGCACTTGTTCACTCCAGGCTCTTCTGGCCCGCTAATTCCCTCTTGCACACCCTTCTCCTTCGCGGGTCCCACCCAAACTACGTTTTTTCACACTTTCTACACTCTTATAAGCTATGTAAGCTTCCGTCCACTCTGGGTTTCGATTTGCTGGTTCAGAGTTACGTGCTAAGTTCACGAGTTTTTGATGCTGTGGTCGTGGTGAAACTCATGCTTGCCAATGCTTTGTTGCCCGAGGTTAGAACATTGAGCTCCCTCTTGAACGGGCTTTTGAGAGTTAGAAAATTTATAACGGTTTGCGAATTGTTTGATGAGTCTGTGAATGCGGGTGTTCGACCTGATCCTTATACTTGTTCCGCTGTGGTTCGGAGTCTCTGTGAATTGAAAGATTTTGTTAGAGCTAAGGAGAAGATTCTGTGGATGGAATCTAATGGGTTTGATTTAAGTATTGTAACTTATAATGTCTTGATTCATGGGCTGTGCAAGGGTGACAGAGTTTGGGAAGCTGTTGAGGTTAAAAGATCATTGAGGGCGAAGGGTTTGAAAGCTGATGTTGTTACATACTGTACACTAGTGCTTGGTTTTTGTAGGGTGCAACAATTTGAGGCTGGAGTTCAGCTTATGGATGATATGGTTCAATTGGGGCTTGCTCCATCCGAAGCTGCCGTGTCAGGTTTAGTAGATGGATTGAGAAAGCAGGGAAAGATTGATGATGCTTATGAGTTGGTAGTTAAGTTAGGGAGGTCTGGTTTTGTGCCGAATTTGTTTGTTTATAATGCATTGATCAATTCTTTGTCCAAAGGTGGAGATTTGGATAAGGCAGAGTTGctttataataaaatgagtTTGATGACCTTGCATCCCAATGGTATCACTTATTCCATTCTTATTGATTCCTTCTGCAGAAGGGGGAGGTTGGATGTTGCAAGATCTTATTTTGATAGAATGATAGAAGATGGTATAAGAGAAACTGTATATGCCTACAACTCTTTGATAAATGGCCAATGCAAGTTTGGGGATTTGAGTGCAGCCGAGTCTCTGTTTGCTGAGATGAACCATAAAGGGGTGGAGCCAACTGCTACAACTTTTACGTCATTGATCAGTGGTTATTGCAAAAACCTACAACTACTAAAAGCATTTGAGTTATATAATGAGATGATTGACAAAAGAATTACTCCAAACATTTATACTTTCACAGCACTTATTTCCGGGCTTTGCAGCACAAATAAGATGGCTGAAGCATCCAAACTTTTTTATGAGTTGGCTGAAAGGAAAATCAAGCCAACTGAGGTGACATATAATGTGTTGATTGAAGGGTATTGTAGGGATAACAACATTGATAAAGCCTTTGAATTGTTTGAAGACATGCTTCAAAAGGGCCTTGTTCCTGACACGTATACCTATAGACCTCTTATCAGTGGCCTTTGCTCTACTGGTAGGGTTTCTGAAGCTAGAGATTTTATTGATGTTCTCCACAAGCAGAAAGTAAAGTTAAATGAGATGTGCTATAGTGCACTTCTACATGGTTATTGCCAGGAAGGAAGATTGATGGAGGCACTGAGTGCTTCTTGTGAAATGATTGAAAGAGGAATCAACATGGATCTGGTTTGCCATGCTGTTCTTATTGACGGTGCTCTAAAGCAGCCAGACAGGAAAACATTTTTTGATCTCTTAAAAAATATGCATGATCAAGGATTGAGACCTGATAATGTAATATATACAAGTATGATAGATGCATACAGCAAAGAAGGATCTCTGAAGAAAGCTTTTGAATGCTGGGATTTGATGGTTACTGAGGAATGCTTCCCTAATGTCGTGACTTATACTGCTTTGATGAATGGTTTATGCAAAGCAGGAGAAATGGACAGAGCAGgtattctttttaaaaagaTGCAGGCTGCAAATGTCCCTCCCAATTCAATCACGTATGGCTGTTTTCTTGACAATCTTACGAAGGAGGGATATATGAAGGAAGCTATAGGGCTTCACAATGCAATGCTTAAAGGGCTTTTAGCTAACACTGTAACATATAACATTATTATCCGGGGCTTCTGCAGACTTGGTAGATTTCATGAAGCCACTGAAGTTCTTTCCGAAATGAGTGAAAATGGTATTTTCCCTGACTGTGTTACCTATTCAACATTAATTTATGAGTATTGCAGAAATGGCAATGTAGGGTCAGCTGTTAAATTATGGGATACCATGTTAAAGAAAGGTCTCAAACCAGATTTGGTTGCATATAACTCGCTAATATATGGCTGTTGTGTTAATGGAGAGCTCGACAAGGCATTTGAATTGCGTGATGATATGTTGAGGAGAGGGATGAAGCCAAGACAAAATTTACGAGAATTGCAGAAGGGTGAATATAACAGCCCCAGCTAA
- the LOC114168523 gene encoding peptidyl-tRNA hydrolase 2, mitochondrial: MELTWLSAILVGAGYLALGYFIGSQYPPRFLFSRKLLTKHNDATLFNDTDNKRNSKSKLKDPLQIEQLADILDDFKMILVVRNDLKMGKGKIAAQCSHATLGLYKKLLHRAPKALNRWEMSAQPKVVVKIESEEDMLALQERAKSLKLPTHITIDAGRTQIAPNSRTVMAIIGPVEVVDEVTGGLKLL; encoded by the exons ATGGAACTGACATGGTTGAGTGCCATTCTGGTGGGAGCTGGTTATCTTGCTTTGGGTTACTTCATTGGTTCTCAGTATCCTCCTCGTTTCCTCTTCTCACGTAAATTATTGACAAAACACAACGATGCCACACTTTTCAACGATACCGACAATAAGAGGAATAGTAAGTCCAAACTCAAAGACCCCCTTCAGATTGAACAACTAGCTGACATTCTCGATGATTTTAAGATG ATTCTCGTTGTCAGGAATGATCTTAAAATGGGTAAAGGGAAGATTGCTGCTCAATGCAG TCATGCAACATTAGGTCTCTATAAAAAGCTCCTTCATCGAGCTCCAAAGGCGTTGAATAG GTGGGAGATGTCTGCGCAGCCAAAGGTTGTTGTCAAAATTGAGAGTGAAGAAGATATGCTTGCTTTGCAG GAAAGGGCTAAATCTCTGAAGTTACCCACCCATATCACAATTGATGCTGGGAGAACACAGATTGCACCAA ATTCCCGAACAGTGATGGCAATTATTG GACCCGTTGAAGTAGTAGATGAGGTAACAGGTGGACTTAAACTATTATAA
- the LOC114169524 gene encoding peptidyl-prolyl cis-trans isomerase, with protein MQNPKVFFDMTIAGQPAGRIVFELFADTTPRTAENFRALCTGEKGIGRSGKPLHYKGSVFHRVIPNFMCQGGDFTAGNGTGGESIYGAKFADENFVKKHTGPGILSMANAGPGTNGSQFFICTTKTEWLDGKHVVFGQVVEGLNVLKEIERLGSSSGKTSRPVVIADCGQLS; from the coding sequence ATGCAGAACCCTAAAGTCTTCTTCGACATGACCATCGCTGGCCAACCCGCCGGCAGGATCGTGTTTGAGCTCTTTGCCGACACCACTCCCCGGACCGCCGAGAACTTCCGCGCCCTCTGCACCGGAGAGAAGGGAATCGGTAGGAGCGGCAAGCCGCTCCACTACAAGGGCTCTGTCTTCCACCGTGTGATCCCGAACTTCATGTGCCAGGGAGGCGACTTCACCGCCGGAAACGGCACAGGCGGTGAGTCGATCTACGGCGCCAAGTTCGCCGACGAGAACTTTGTGAAGAAGCACACCGGTCCCGGCATTCTCTCCATGGCGAACGCCGGTCCAGGAACCAACGGATCTCAGTTCTTCATCTGCACAACGAAGACGGAGTGGCTCGACGGCAAGCACGTCGTGTTCGGTCAGGTCGTTGAAGGACTGAACGTGCTGAAGGAAATCGAGAGGCTCGGATCCAGCTCTGGCAAGACCTCCAGGCCCGTCGTCATCGCCGACTGCGGTCAACTCTCCTAG